From the genome of Laspinema palackyanum D2c:
ACCTCTGCCACTTCACCATTGAGGGTCACGGTTTGACCCATAAACTGGTTAGGATTATCCGCCACCTCTCCAAGGTCCGTGGTCATTCCAGCGGTCCCCATGCCCGGGGCCATTGTGGGGTCAGTTCCCGGAGTCATTGTGGTATCAGTTCCTGGGGCCATTGTGGGGTCAGTTCCCGGAGTCATTGTGGTATCAGTTCCGGGTTCTGTGGTCGTCGTAGTCGTGGTTTGATCTGCCGCGTCGCAAGCAGGCAGCACCAGGAGCATCAGTCCGAGGGCGATCGCCCCGTTCACCTTTCCAAACAGGGAAGATACGCCAACCAGAGGGCTGCGTTTGTTAAGGGATGTCTTGTTAAATTTATTTAACATTGTGAAACCTCCAAATAAAAGCGGTCAGAATGGGTCTGACCCTGAAAACAAAGTTGCCACGGGTATCCCCATTCTCAAAGTTAACCCGGGCGATCGTTGATAATAAGTAGACTTACTCTAGGAAAAAATCCAGGGATAGCGCATCTTTCTTGAGAAGTAGATAGCTGGAGTGGGTCCCCTGATATTTGATATTTCTGCGGTTGGGAGTGGTTTGGAGCAATGGAGTGGGGCTGAGTGCTCAGTTTTCTCCAACTGGAGCCTTGTTGGTGACAACTCCCTACTGAGTCCTCCTAAATTTTAGGGCAGAACCCCGATTTCCTGTGCCTTGCATCTGATACACCAATACTCCAGAGAAAGGTCTCCAACTAGGTAGCCGCAACCCTCTTGTACAGGAGTGATCCCGGGTGGGAAAGAAATGTTTACTTAAATTCATACTTTCGAGATACTTTGCTCAGATTTATGTAAACCTTTATTTCTAAGGCTTGCATTCCCGAAAAATGATGATACATTAATAAATGAAGCGGAAAGAGCTTCCCTGGCAGAAAACAGCAGACAAGTTCAAATTAGCTTAAAGAGGTTCAAGCTGTTTAATCTAACATCTGTCTCGTCGTATCAAAACCCGAACAACACCCAAACCAAAGTCTGATATTTCCTCAAATCGTGGAATCGGCAGCAATACTCCTAAACTTTTTAAGTTAGGCAGCCTGCGAACATTGAAATTGAGAGGAAATCACTCAGCAAGTCGGTCTTGGGTGTTGTTTTGTTTGGCCGGCAGTTGCCCGGAAACTCAATTTTTAAAATCCCTCCGGAGGCGATCGGATGGAGTCTCTTGAAGAAGAGGAGAAGTGGCGATCGCGCTGCTCCCTAATCAGAATCTACTTCGGAAACAAGCATTCATCCGAGGTTCTGCCCTGAATTCAGATCAATTTACGAGGTAACCCAGCCTCTGGTAAATTAAGTAAAGTTTTATATCATTCCCTTGCCATTACTCAAAAGCGTGCTAAATTAAATATATGGAAGCAACAAAGAGCTTCCCTGGCAGATTACAACAGCCAAGTTCAAATTAGCATAAAGAGGTTCAAGCTGTTTAATCTAACATCTGTCTCGTACCAAAACCCGAACAACACCCAAACTAAGGGCTGATATTTCCTCAAATAGTGGACTCGGCAGAAATAATCCTAAACTGTTTAAGTTAGGTAGACTGCGAACATTGCAAAAAAGAGGAAATCACTCAGCGAGTAAGTCTTGGGTGTTGTTTTGTTTGGGGGGTAGTTGCCAGGAAACCAGATTTTCAACTGAGACTTTAGGGTTGTTCTCCAGGGACTGGAGCAAAATTTCTAATTGCCCGATCGCAGGAACTGGGGTAAAACCGTTAGTAAATACTCGCTTAACGTCACTGGATCTACCCCTAATTCCGTGCGAATCGTGGCAGCGGAAATGGCCGCTTGGGCGTGCCACCAGACTGCGGTTTGCACGAGGGGTTCTATGGGAATTTTCCGGGCGATCGCCTGAGCAATTAATCCGCTAGATAACCCGGTTAAGACATCTCCACTCCCACCTCGCGCCAATGCCGGGGTGCTTTCTGGGTTAATCCAAACCGATCCATCGGGATAGCCGATCGCCGTTCTGGCTTGTTTGAGCATCACCACCGCCCCACTTTGCTCAGAAGCCCGACGTACAGCCCGCACCCCATCCTCCGCTTCTCCTTCAACCTCGGGAAACAGACGCTTAAATTCTCCGGGATGGGGAGTCAACAGGGTAAAGGCGTCTCGTTGGGAGAGAGTGGGAATGGTCCCCAATTGCGCCAAAGCATTTAATCCATCGGCATCTAAAATCAAGGGCCGATCGCTTTCTAAGACGGCTTGGACTACTGCCATTGCATCCGGGGTCAAACCACAGCCACAGGAGATCGCACCAAAGGAACTCAAGTCGATACTATCGGGCAAATGGGCGATCGCCCCGGATGCAGTTTCGGGACATCCGACAATCAACGCATCGGCTAATTGCTGACTCATGTAAGGTTTGAGCGATTTAGGAACGGCGATCGTCAACATTCCCACCCCCGATGCCTTCGCGCCCAATCCGCATAATAGGGCCGCACCCATATAGCGTTGAGAACCACAGATTGCCAGGAGATGTCCTTCCTTATACTTGTGGGTCAATTGTGGACGGGGAAGGGGGAGATGGGCGAGGGCCTCCGCTGAGGTAATTCGGTGGATAGGATTGCGATCGCCTAACACTGCGTGAATATCTGCCAAAGGAATATCAAAATCAATTAATTCCGCCTTCCCCACATAAGCCAACGCTTGATCATGAAATAGTCCTAACTTCCATAATCCCAAACAAAAAGTATGATTCGCCTGAATTGCTGTTCCTAAAACTGCTCCCGTATCCGTATGCAACCCCGAGGGTAAATCAATACTAATTACGGGTTGAAACTGTTCATTTACTCGGTCAATTCCCGGAGCAATCTCTCCAGAAATTGACCGTTCTAATCCGAATCCAAATAATCCATCCACAATCAAATCGCAATTTAGGAGGGGTTCGATTTGGTCAAAAAACTCCACCCCCAAACTCGCCACATATTCCCCATGCTTCTCGGTCAACTCCTTACTTTTAGAAAGGGGTCGATAAATCAGCACATCATATCCGGAAAAATGTAACTCTCGGGCGACCACCAAAGCATCCCCGCCATTGTGACCCGGACCTACCAAAACTCCAACTCGTTGGACTCCGGGACGAGGATAGAGGGCAACCAAGCGCTTAAAAATAGCTTGGGCAACCTTTTCCATCAATGCAGCCACCGGCATTCCTGCGGCAAAGATTCGCTCTTCAATTGCGCTCATTTGCGATGAAGTCACGATGAATTGATTAATCTGGTTTTGGCGGTTTTGTTGTGGTAACACGGGCCGAATTTGTGAATGAATGGGCAACTCAGAGGGCGGTTGAAAGCCTGGGTTTCCAGGAGTGGGAGCATCTTGTTCCCGATCGGGCTGGTGCTTGATTTTAAGCTTGAGCGTTTCTGGGTTGATTACTCATATTGATGAACCCGAGCATCAATGCCAAAATTACGAATATAGCCGCTTTCTTGTTGAGCCGTGATGCGATTGGGGTAAGGTCCGATCGCCAGATGCGGTCCAAAAGGAGCCGTGCGAACCGAGATTTCTTGGGAGGCAATTCCCGCAGTGGTTAATTGAGTAGTAATCCGGGAAAAGTCATTAGCGTTACCTGGAATTACCACAAAATAGGGATTAGAAATGCCCACAGAGGCACCTGGATCAGCAGCAGTGGCGATCGCCGGGGAGATTGGCTCAATTGTGCCGATCGCTGAGCGAATTCCAACTAATAACTCTAACTCTCGCGCCCGTCGGTAGGCATTGGAGTTATTCACAAACATCCCCGCTTGAATCACCGTTTTTCCGTCCAAATCCTTGATAAATGCCTCCGGTTCGATTAACCGAACTTGGGCGAGAACGATGGGGTTATTGGTGGGGATATAGACCACATAACGACGAGAACTCGGGAGTGGAGGCAGCGGGGGTGGGGCCGGAGGGAGATCAAACTGGGGAATCGGTCCGGGGTCTGCAAAGGGGGGTTGCTGCGCGGGCACCGGAAGTTGGAGGGATGGTTGTAGCTGTTGTTGCGGCTGTTGTAATGGAAATTGTTGAGCAGCGGGAATTTGGGGGAGGGGTGATTGAGCGCTCGCCCGTTGAGAGAGTAGCAACAACTCAGCAGCGACTCCCACCGTTAAACCCAACCCTAAAATCGCCCCTACCCAGACGTCAGGCGATCGGGTCGAACTCCATTCACGATTCCTAGAACTAAACGAACCGAATCGTAGATTTTCCATATAGGGATATCCACTCACCAAGCAGGATCAAGAGGTTTTTAGCCACTCTAGCACAGGAAATTAAAGCGATTTTCCAAAAGAACCAAAAATCTCAATGAATTTGACTGTTAATTCAAACTCGATCTGTTAGCCTAGAAAGAGATTGTTATTGTCTGGCCGAATTGTGTAGATAGCGGCCTTTTATGGGAATTTATGAGCAAAGTCGTCGTTGGCCTCTCAGGCGGAGTGGATAGTTCTACCGCAGCCGCCATCCTACATCATCAAGGATATGAAGTGATTGGTCTTACCCTGTGGTTAATGAAGGGGAAAGGTCAATGCTGCTCTGAGGGGATGGTCGATGCTGCCTCGCTTTGTGAAGAGTTGGACATTCCCCATCACATCGTCGATACTCGCCAGTTATTTCAAGAAAAAATTGTCGATTACTTAGTGGCGGGATATAGTGCCGGGTTTACCCCGTTACCCTGTTCCCAGTGCAATCGGGCGGTGAAATTTGGCCCGATGTTAAGTTATGCCCAAGAAGAACTCGGGGTTGACAAAATTGCCACGGGACACTATGCCCGAGTCAACTATAACGAAGAGACCGGACGATATGAATTACTGCGGGCCGTCGATCGCAATAAAGATCAATCTTACTTTTTGTACGACTTAACCCAAAAATTGCTGGCGGGATGTATGTTTCCCTTGGGTGAAATCACCAAGACAGAAACCAGGCGGATTGCGGCGGAATATGGACTGCAAACGGCTGAAAAGCCGGAAAGTCAAGACTTATGCTTGGTGGAAGCCCACGGGTCAATGCAGACCTTTTTGGAACAGTACATTCAGCCCCAAAAAGGGGAGATTGTAGATGTTGAGGGGAAGGTCCTCGGACAGCATGACGGCATCCATCGCTACACCATTGGACAGCGCAAAGGGATCGGGGTTGCGGCAGCGGAACCCTTATATGTGGTGGCATTGGATGCGGTGAAGAATCGGGTGATTGTCGGCGATCGCGAGTCAGCAACAGAACCAAGTTTCACCGTAGATCGGGTCAATTGGGTGTCGATCGCCCCTCCCACTGCACCGATTCGGGCAGAAGTGCAGATTCGGTATCGAACCTCGCCTGTTCCGGTGACGGTGATTCCTGAAGATCGGGGACATCGCGCCAAACTGGTGTTTGACGAACCACAGTTTGGGGTAACCCCGGGACAAGCAGCAGTTTGGTACGACGGCGATCGCGTCCTCGGTGGTGGGATTATCGAACAGTTATCCTAGGACCAGAAACCGGGTTTCTTCCTTGAATTGCGGCAACTTGCCAGAGATGGGCTGAAGAAACCCGGTTTCTCACCCCAGGGACCAGAAACCGGGTTTCTTCCTTGAATTGCGGCAACTTGCCAGAAATGAAGTAAAGAAACCCGGTTTCTAACCTGTTGTGTACTTTTGCCCTCAAAAATTTAAAAGCCCCAATATCAGCAACCCGGTTTTTCAACAAAGCCGGGTTGTTGATATTGGGGCAATGTTGGGGTGAATGCGATCGCCGGAATCGAGGCGTGTCAAACGTCCCAGATACCAGTATCATAAAAAATTAGCAAAGCTTAAGAATTGAACTATATCTGAAAGAGGGATCGTTTTGAGTCAACATCCAGATGCGATCGCCCCCCACGGCGGTCACTTGATTAATCGTATCGTCAGCCCCGCTCAAAAGCAGGAATTTCTTGCCCAAGGCGAAACCATGCCTCGCCTGCAACTGAGCGATCGCGCACTCTGTGACCTTATCCTAATTGCTATTGGTGGTTTTAGCCCCCTGACGGGTTTCATGGATCAAAAAGATTATGATCCCGTTGTCACAGATATGCGCTTGGCGAATGGTCTCCCTTGGTCCGTTCCCATCACCCTGCCGGTGAGTGAAGAAATCGCTGAACCCCTGAAAGAAGGGAGTTGGATCCGCTTAGATGACACCGAAGGCAAATTTGTCGGCGTCCTGGAACTCACCCAAAAATATCGCTACAACAAGGCATTAGAAGCGGTTAACGTCTATCGCACCGAGGACCAGAATCATCCCGGGGTCAAAGTCTTGTATGAGCAAGGACCCATCAATCTAGCGGGACCCATTTGGTTGCTTGATCGCGAAGCGCATCCCCAATTTCCCAATTACCAAATCGACCCCGCGCAATCTCGCGAACTATTTCGGGAAAAAGGGTGGAAATCCATCGTTGCCTTCCAAACCCGCAACCCCATCCACCGCGCCCACGAATATATTACAAAATGCGCCTTGGAAAGTGTGGATGCCTTATTCCTGCATCCCTTAGTCGGCGTAACCAAAGGGGATGATATTCCCGCCGATGTTCGGATGCGTTGTTATGAAATTCTCATGGAAAAATATTACCCGAAAGACCGGGTAATTTTGGCAATTAACCCCGCAGCAATGCGCTATGCCGGACCGAGAGAAGCGATTTTCCACGCCTTACTCCGGAAAAATTACGGCTGCACTCATTTTATTGTCGGTCGAGATCATGCCGGAGTGGGGGATTACTACGGCACATACGACGCTCAAC
Proteins encoded in this window:
- a CDS encoding NAD(P)H-hydrate dehydratase — protein: MLPQQNRQNQINQFIVTSSQMSAIEERIFAAGMPVAALMEKVAQAIFKRLVALYPRPGVQRVGVLVGPGHNGGDALVVARELHFSGYDVLIYRPLSKSKELTEKHGEYVASLGVEFFDQIEPLLNCDLIVDGLFGFGLERSISGEIAPGIDRVNEQFQPVISIDLPSGLHTDTGAVLGTAIQANHTFCLGLWKLGLFHDQALAYVGKAELIDFDIPLADIHAVLGDRNPIHRITSAEALAHLPLPRPQLTHKYKEGHLLAICGSQRYMGAALLCGLGAKASGVGMLTIAVPKSLKPYMSQQLADALIVGCPETASGAIAHLPDSIDLSSFGAISCGCGLTPDAMAVVQAVLESDRPLILDADGLNALAQLGTIPTLSQRDAFTLLTPHPGEFKRLFPEVEGEAEDGVRAVRRASEQSGAVVMLKQARTAIGYPDGSVWINPESTPALARGGSGDVLTGLSSGLIAQAIARKIPIEPLVQTAVWWHAQAAISAATIRTELGVDPVTLSEYLLTVLPQFLRSGN
- the mnmA gene encoding tRNA 2-thiouridine(34) synthase MnmA, coding for MSKVVVGLSGGVDSSTAAAILHHQGYEVIGLTLWLMKGKGQCCSEGMVDAASLCEELDIPHHIVDTRQLFQEKIVDYLVAGYSAGFTPLPCSQCNRAVKFGPMLSYAQEELGVDKIATGHYARVNYNEETGRYELLRAVDRNKDQSYFLYDLTQKLLAGCMFPLGEITKTETRRIAAEYGLQTAEKPESQDLCLVEAHGSMQTFLEQYIQPQKGEIVDVEGKVLGQHDGIHRYTIGQRKGIGVAAAEPLYVVALDAVKNRVIVGDRESATEPSFTVDRVNWVSIAPPTAPIRAEVQIRYRTSPVPVTVIPEDRGHRAKLVFDEPQFGVTPGQAAVWYDGDRVLGGGIIEQLS
- the sat gene encoding sulfate adenylyltransferase encodes the protein MSQHPDAIAPHGGHLINRIVSPAQKQEFLAQGETMPRLQLSDRALCDLILIAIGGFSPLTGFMDQKDYDPVVTDMRLANGLPWSVPITLPVSEEIAEPLKEGSWIRLDDTEGKFVGVLELTQKYRYNKALEAVNVYRTEDQNHPGVKVLYEQGPINLAGPIWLLDREAHPQFPNYQIDPAQSRELFREKGWKSIVAFQTRNPIHRAHEYITKCALESVDALFLHPLVGVTKGDDIPADVRMRCYEILMEKYYPKDRVILAINPAAMRYAGPREAIFHALLRKNYGCTHFIVGRDHAGVGDYYGTYDAQHIFDEFEPGELGIVPMKFEHAFFCKLTKSMATTKTSPSNPDQRIHLSGTKVREMLRNGELPPPEFSRPEVAAELARAMRVAVESY